The Punica granatum isolate Tunisia-2019 chromosome 4, ASM765513v2, whole genome shotgun sequence genome has a window encoding:
- the LOC116204544 gene encoding GDSL esterase/lipase At1g29670-like: protein MSSHLNNMRNLQGNIVTFSNQLKNHADTVSRITMMSGGNETSALSYLSKCLYHVMHGNNDFCGNYFRPKQYSSSCRYNAELFADLLIQTYTERIETLYQYGARKIMLDAVVPIGCAPSLQAKNPWTHTPFTERFHAPVRIYNDKLKSLVDDLNRDYTDSRFICLDDFCSFWNLVDRPSSNGLAVTNMACSGIGRNKGQVRCLPHLMPSRYRNLYVFWDPFSLTEAASLAVVKKLFDNDSWSSFTYPMSILQLAKL from the exons ATGTCATCGCATCTAAATAATATGAGGAACCTGCAGGGAAATATAGTGACATTCAGCAATCAGCTGAAGAACCATGCCGATACAGTCTCGAGAATAACAATGATGTCTGGAGGGAATGAGACCTCCGCGCTGTCTTACCTGAGCAAGTGTTTGTACCATGTCATGCACGGAAACAACGACTTCTGTGGCAATTACTTCAGACCTAAGCAGTATTCATCCAGTTGCCGGTACAATGCGGAACTGTTTGCGGACCTTCTGATTCAAACTTACACGGAGAGGATCGAG acaTTATATCAATATGGGGCAAGGAAGATAATGCTGGATGCAGTAGTCCCAATCGGGTGCGCACCCTCTCTTCAGGCAAAGAATCCTTGGACCCATACGCCATTCACCGAGCGCTTCCATGCTCCTGTTCGGATATACAATGACAAGCTTAAGTCCCTAGTTGATGACTTAAATCGAGACTACACCGACTCTAGGTTCATTTGTCTTGATGATTTCTGCAGCTTCTGGAATCTTGTGGACCGTCCTTCATCAAACG GTTTGGCAGTTACTAATATGGCCTGCAGCGGCATAGGCAGAAACAAAGGCCAAGTCCGATGTCTACCTCACCTGATGCCTTCCAGGTACCGGAACCTTTACGTGTTCTGGGATCCGTTCTCCTTGACTGAAGCTGCAAGTTTGGCCGTAGTCAAGAAGCTATTTGACAACGATTCTTGGTCATCCTTCACTTACCCCATGTCTATCCTCCAACTTGCAAAGCTATGA
- the LOC116204330 gene encoding GDSL esterase/lipase At5g45670-like, translated as MFTLVNWLHGASVVPCYFVVGDSKINNGNNNNIKTAAKANYPSQGIDFPRRSNRKDKCLASSTALMPAQFLFVPTVQCLGFDRFILPPANASDEDILRGLNYASVGAGILEETGKTLLGRTFLASRNVSLLYEAPT; from the exons ATGTTTACGCTTGTGAACTGGCTCCATGGCGCATCAGTAGTTCCTTGTTACTTCGTCGTCGGCGACTCGAAGATCAATAATGGAAACAACAACAACATCAAGACAGCTGCCAAGGCAAACTACCCATCGCAAGGGATCGACTTTCCCAGACGGTCCAATCGGAAG GATAAGTGTCTTGCTAGTAGTACAGCACTGATGCCTGcacaatttttatttgttccTACAGTTCAGTGCTTGGGCTTCGACAGGTTTATTCTCCCCCCTGCGAATGCAAGCGACGAAGATATACTCAGAGGACTAAATTATGCGTCAGTTGGTGCTGGAATTTTGGAAGAAACTGGGAAGACATTG CTTGGTAGAACATTTCTGGCCTCTAGAAATGTCTCACTTTTATATGAAGCACCAACATAG